In the Salvia miltiorrhiza cultivar Shanhuang (shh) chromosome 8, IMPLAD_Smil_shh, whole genome shotgun sequence genome, acaaaaacaggaaggtcattcgaagcaggaatgtcatattcaatgaaaatgtgatgtacaaggacaggaatgcagtgcagtccaCCGACACAACAAGTGATGATCCAACATATGTTGATCCAGATGATACTACAGAGAGCaatacatcaaagcaaacagaTGAAGGTTTGCAGACGGAGGAGCCCAACTCTGAGGCTGATCCACCACAGTCTCCAGTTCCAGCTCCAACTCCTATACCCAGGAGGTCATCTCGACCTCATGTTCCGAACAGGAAGTACATGAATCAGATGTTATTGACCGATGCTGGTGAACCTGAATTTTATGAAGAAGCATGTCAAGTCGGAGATTCTGTCAAGTGGgagcttgcaatgaaagaagagataaaatctcttatctctaatatgacgtgggaactagttgagttgcccaaaggaaagaaagctctacacaacaaATGGGTGTACAGAATCAAAGAAGAGCATGATGGTTCAAAGCGATATAAGACAAGATTGGTAGTCAAAGGTTTCcaacaggaagaaggaattgatTACACAGATATCTTTGCTCCGGTTGTAAAGTTGACAACAATCCGATCGGTCCTGAGTATTGTTGCAACGGAGGACTTGCATCTAGAGCAGTTAGATGTGAAAACTGCTTTCCTCATTGGTGACTTAGAGGAGGAAATATACATGCAACAACCAGATGGATTCTCTGTCAAAGGAAAGGAGAAGCTGgtgtgcaagttgaaaaagagcctgtatggcttgaagcaagctccgaagCAATGGTACAAGAAGTTTGATGGATTCATGCAGAAAAATGGCTACATGAAGTGCAATGCTGACCATTGTTGTTACTTCAAGAGGTTCGAGTCCAGCTATATCATCTTGctactttatgttgatgacatgttaGTAGCCGGCTCAGACTTGAACGAAATCAAGAAGTTGAAAAGGCAGCTTTCAGCGGAGTTcgagatgaaggacttaggagaagcaaagcaaattctcgggatgagaatttacagagacaagcaaaaaggTGTTTTGCAGTTGTCTCAGGCCAACTACGTCAATCGaatcttgcaaagattcaacatgagcagTGCTAAACCGGTTAGCTCAGCATTAGCTAACCATTTCCGCCTATCCAAAGAGCACTCTCCAAAGACTAAGGAGGAAAGAgacttcatggctaaaattccttacgcctcagccattggaagtctgatgtatgccatggtctgtactagaccagatatcgctcatgcagtgggagttgtgagcagatttatggcaaatccaggaaagcagcattgggaagcagtaaagtggatattgagatatctacgtggatctactgatagatgcttgtgttttcgacgaggtgatgtagcactacaaggttttgtagatgcagattttgcCGGTGAGGTAGATCGCAGGAGAAGCACTACCGGTTATGTCTTTACTGTTGGCACGACTGCTGTTAGTTGGATCTCGCAGATACAAAAGATTGTTGCTTTATCCACTACAGAAGCAGAATACGTGGTAATCACCGAGGCTAGCAAAGAAATGATCTGGTTACAAGGGTTGTTGGCAGAATTGGGTTTTGATCAGACGAAGAATGTCTTGTACAGCGATAGTCAGAGTGCGATACATCTGGCAAAGAATTCAGCATTTCATTCTAGAACGAAACATATTGGACTTCGTTATCATTTCATCAGATCTCTGTTGGAGGATGAGGTGTTAATACTTGAAAAGATCCAAGGAGCTCAAAATCCAGCCGACATGCTTACAAaggcagtaaccattgataaattgaagttgtgctcagcttcaattggtttgctagaatgacaaagacagaaaggctgctgcgttgatcgaggtgtgaagacagattgaaatcagtcttcaagtgggagattgttagtcaaaAGTGGCAGCTTTCTTTTATGGctgccaccaaccacctctcaCCAACCACATCTCACCTACCACCTCCAATTCCTTCACTATAAATAATCCCCTCCGCAGCACTTGCTAAACACAACACCAAAACAACAATCTAACTTTCagctagagagagatagagaaagagagagagagaaaattcttgtgagagaaaacttcagtgtggaagttatacacgagtgataaaagtgagttgagagatagcctctgcgtaggcatatacaaaatacagtgtggtatttttgttgtactcctccttttgagattctctaatatattggtgtgggtccgtggacgtaggcagtttggccgaaccacgttaaaaatatcggtgtcattttttcttctcgtttcatatcggtcgatatccacaatattgagtcacacttgatcccgggcggaattagttgcgtctaatttccCAACATACTAACCATAAGTATAACAGTTGCTTCTCCTGAAAgaagtttttcaaaattaaaataaataaaattttatttaatatcaACTATGTCACAACATAGATTGAATAGATTAAGTATATTATCTATTGAAAGTGATATGTTGGAACATTTTGattatcaaaatttaataagtaTTTTTGCAACCGGAAAAGGAAGAAAGataaaattagtaattattttttctttcaccTCAGGCCTCCAATTCTCTTGATCTGATTAGGTCAACTCATCGAGTTTTCTGCCAGTCTTATCGGGTTATTGGtatataaattcatattatTTGGATTGAAATTTTTTCGGACTATAAATTCTTAATCCCAACCCTAaattttcaagtttcaaagcTAGCCCGATGATCTAGTCGGGCtcgaaaaaattattaaaaaaaaactaagcaCTCAtttcgtcccattacaaatgtctcactttgcATAATGGGATGTCATATTACAAATGTCacattccttttttggcaatatattctctttctatacctaatatttaaataatttttatcaattCACTTTATTTACTTTCAACACATTTCTAAATCTCCATATCCAAAAgtaatgggacggaaggagtaatatatttcttttgacaattttataaatgatgtgtgtattttaaatGTTCACATTTTTAGATTATTTTGTActttaattgaatttaatataCACACTTAGGTGATTTTTAGTGCAGACATTGAAAAGTTCGATGTTGATGGAGTCAAGAAAATAGAATTAAAAGATGAAGGATTTTGATGCAAATATTAAAGAAACAAAGATGGAAAAAGTTATAATTCTCATGTGTATGCCACGTTTTTAACTTGGAAAAATGGGCTCTGATTTATTTTGGCCTATGCGCATGGTGGATTAGATTTGGGGTTAGGCTTTATATTTGGGGGAATTAGCTAACCCCCTCGTCATAGCTCTTTATAGGGCATTCTTAGCACTTATAAACTTAATGTTTATTAATTTGGGGGCCTCCGCCCTAACGGCATTTTAACACTATTAagatttcttatttttttaatttcgccAAAATTGACAGAAACTCGCCGAAAAATACACCTTTTATTTTCTCTTACGCTTTTCCAAATTCTGACGGTATCAACCGCTCATTTTCTCTTCTTCCTAAATTCTCCGACGATGTCGCCTTTACTAGCATCGTCTTCAAGCAATCACTCTATTGATCATTGGTGGACATCGTATTCCACCAAataagttcatggaaagttttaAAATTGGAgtatagttcatgatttttgacaaaattaaccctaaataaaaaaataattcatgcaatagATATagttttaattcatttattgCATGAATTAGTTTTAGCTTATGTACGTTTTGGGATAATCCGATTGCATGAATTGTTTTGGATTGCCATATTACATATATCATAATATTATATCTACGAATTTTTTGCACTTATCATATGAACAACTTTAGCAAGTatgaatattattatatatgcaTGATTAAAATATCACCTACGATCATGATAATACATGGACGAATTTTTTGCACTTATTCTATGAATGCCTTTACCAAATACGTATGATTATAATCAGCTCAATTCTTCTAGGTCCCTTTGGAAAGCCAAATACCCGTTCAACGTCGTCCTCGATCACTGGAAGAGACTGTCCATTAGGTAAAATAATATCACAGCGCCTGATATCGAACGCATCCAAAACCCAATAGCTAAGTCGACCCGGGAGATCTTGGATGGTCAGATCTAGAACATCTTCGAATCCCAGTTTGAGGTCGTTCATCTCTGCAATTCCTTTCACAAGAGCAGATGGTGTGGTCCGAGTGAACAATGAGGCGTAATCCTTCTAGGGTTTGATTACTTGTTGCTTGTAGTTAACCAACTCTTCTTTTCTCTTCTCATGACATGTTTTCTTCGTCACAACCACGGGATAGTTGGGAACAACGTTTGTCTCAGTGTCAGTCTTTCCTCTAATCACCACGCCcacattaaaatatattaacaatAAAATCATAATGAACAAATTTTGTATGTAATAAAAAAACATTCACGTACATACCAATTAAAATTCATTAACACAAACAATAATATTCATGCTAATTAGATATCACCCATAACAAACTCCATAAAAAAAACTTTGCCAAAACATGTACACAAATAAaagatgtccacaaaaaattcatataccaataaatatatttatttatgtggTGAATATGTCAACATTACAATCCTTAATTCACATTTTCAACATCAAAATCGCATGGTTTAAGACATTCAACGTTCacataaaaaaattcatatcaATACAAGTATTTGAATAATAGCACATTCATAAGGTCCACAACAAAACGTGATCCACCAACTACtcacaaaaataaattcattaatctctctcaaataattcatatattcACCCAAGTATCCATTTGAATCATCATTATCATCTCGATTTTGGTCACCATTATTGGACGATACTTGTTGCTTCAAATCCTCAAACGGAAACAAAAGCTTCCCATTCGTTTCCGGAGCCCCCTGAAAGCTTCCATAGCTGCTACCGGTCCCGACCCCATCCAGCAAGAAGTTGAGAGACGACGACTTGAACTCTATCATTGGAAATCCCGACCCCGACGACGAGTAGGGATCCGTCGGCGACGGCATGAAGAAGCTCAAACCCCTTGGCGTGGACGCCAGCCCCGTGAGAAGCTCCAGCGACGAGAGTTGAGGCAGCAGCGGCGAGAGAAGGTGGATCATGTCGCTGAGGGCCTTAAAATCGTGGTGGTGGGtgaggttcgaatcctgatTAGGGTTTTTCGTTGAACCATCAACCCCCCCagaaaaactcaaaataatttattcacTATTTAAGAACGAAAATACGTGAAATTCCGAAAAATATCAGGTGAAAAACAATGACCGTTCATAAAAAATCTCACCGCTCTGACCGCCCTTGGTTCGTGCCATCGCCGGAAAATGGGTTGAAGAAGACTGGAAATATGACCTCCCTAAGTTCGCGCCGCCTCAAAAATCTGGTTGATGCCTCAAGAAATTTCTTTAAGAATAACAAGAGATAGTGAAAATATTCATAGGGTTTAACTTTAATTGGTTAGGTGCATTTAATTGGACcgataaatcaaattaattttttaatcataTTTTCAAACCTTCTTGCCTATTAATTCACGCAAATAATCGATTCATATCtttgttatataatttcaatcCAATCAAATCTCTCCTCTAAATTAATTAGGCGTCTTTCTCGGATATTTTTAGATACCCATTTGGAAAGTCAACATATCATGCCAACTATACCCTTCCGAGATTGCCTGCGCGAATCAACTAATACAGCACAATGAATAATCTGAAATGTTTACAACTTAATCTCAGCCGTTAAAAAGGTAGAGATCTAAGGTTAATATAAGTTCTAAAGTTATATACTAAGTAAagtcattgatttaaataaaatagagggctgagattaaactacagatgcacaatttcgattcaattgcatagatgcacaatttcgatttgcttgagtattttgcattgttggtttcaattgcataaattgcatattttttaagtgcactgtaaaatataatagatgcacagtttcttttgttgactaaatcctaaccattagatctaatatttaaaaggtcaagattaggtccttagttctcattttaacagaggtttttatttgtagtgacccgctcttttatattttttttaaatccagtaatgagtgtgtatttttgttcatcagtgaatgaaaacggatattattctgatatgaattcagcttatgatcctgaatttatattgttaaagcagttaatgatattatttcagagttataactgacttagcaaagtcacgttatttatttaagcgagatggaattagattttatttttactcaagttgtggattatttccaactcgtgaattaattaaatctgcggatttaatttatatattagaacaacgaacgaattaaatctacggatttaatttagattcattttataatttatcgattttagggatatatcacatgtcgaaatcgagatttatgtaaatacagtatcaagcagaatcgaagccagtattttatttcagttacggaatcaccgagacatagaaaatacatcattaattcttctctattttattttttttttctttttctttccatcaatctttgaccactcatttttcaccccaaccattcactctttcccaaccactttcccccatcactcatcattttcccccatcactcatcatttttcccACCACTCATCACTCAAGTGTGCAACATCATTTTCTCTAGTATCAGCCAGCCAACAAATGTAGTTCCTTACTCTCAACTCATTTCACCGAAAAGAGAATCGAAGAACAGCCCCCATGTTCCTACCAAAGCTCTCAAGGTAAAGCTTGGCTTCAATAATTTCATCTCCTTTCATCAAAGTTCACCTGCATTAACAGAAGGACCAATTCGTTTCAGTTATCTCCCTAGTTAAAACTACTCAAGTTCAGCAAATAGTCATCAAACAAACGAAGCAACTTCACGGTGAGTTTTATACTTTAACTCTACCATTTCTGCCAAAGTCTCCTTCATTCGTTAAACAATGGCAGcttcaattcatttcagttatttcacACTTCACTCCACTCCAACAACAACCAATCAGTTGAACACAAGCGAGGTATTTTACTATCTCAGATTTTCAATCCAGTTCGCATCAATATTTAGCATAATTACAGTTCATCTACCTCAAATAGCCATGATATGTTTTACAATAGAAAGATTTATATGCTTCACTTCCACTGCACCCCAGAGTAGCAATCACAAGAACTCACACCCTTAGAAATTAGATAAGCGTCTGATTTGGAGAGAAAAATTAGACTTAGCTTTAAGGGAGGGaagggccgactgcccaagGCAACTGCCGAGCCCCAACTGCCGGAATGGAGGGAGAAGGCGGCGACCTCTAGTCGTCTCGCCTGCATCCGAGTAACGACGACGTCGGAGCTGGGGAATCGCCGAGGCCGACCGGAACCATGGCCGAGCAGAGGATtgtgcgcagcagcagcagccgctccCACACGACGTTGGTGAAGAATATGAGGACGGAAGTTGGACGGCGCCGCTCCCACGCGACGATCGCCGCCGGATTCCAGACGGGCGTGACAGCAGCGGCGATGATTTCCAGAGTGGGACTCGACTGAGATCTGCGTGAGAAAGAAAGAAGGAGGAGAGGTCGCCGGGGTTCGACGCGTCGACAAACGATGGCTGAACAGCCGGAGAAGCGAAGCCGGCCAGATTCCagccggagaagaagaaaacCGCTCGATTAATTTTGAGAAGAAGGGGGCGAGCGGCTCCTTCCGAAGGAAAGAGGCGAGAGTTGATTtttgagagatgagagagaccGAGTATTGAGGGTGAGAGGAAGGCATTTGGGCTTTCTTgattattattgtaattgggcctcctatttatttattgggctttgtatttattttcagtgggcttgagttggaatgagttatttattaattttgggccgattttaaattaggaattgggcttcagaatttatttatatggaccgattttaattactgattgggcctccgattttatttatatgggctttgatttaattgttgttttgatttgtatgggcttcatttaattaagttgggccgaaaatttgggcctttattttattttctttgggcttcattatttatttatctttgggccttgttgcatttattttcatatgggcctttattatttctctttgggccgagtttactaataaaagcccaactgcat is a window encoding:
- the LOC131000923 gene encoding dof zinc finger protein 1-like is translated as MIHLLSPLLPQLSSLELLTGLASTPRGLSFFMPSPTDPYSSSGSGFPMIEFKSSSLNFLLDGVGTGSSYGSFQGAPETNGKLLFPFEDLKQQVSSNNGDQNRDDNDDSNGYLGEYMNYLREINEFIFVSSWWITFCCGPYECAIIQILVLI